The sequence CATGCCGAACCGCGTCCCCACGCGGGCCTGCTGAGCTGCCCCTGGCGTGCTGATATGCCGCGCCGGTTCTCCGGCTGGCATCTCCCTTCCACCACCACACTGAGATCCCCCATGGAAACCAAGCGTGTCGAGACGCTCACCAAGAAAGACGTCTCCCGCCGGGTCGCCCAGTTGATGGACGAGCCGATCTACAAGAGCGAGCCCTGGGTCAACGCCGTCATCGAAGCGCTGGGCGCGCTCATGCTCGAAGCCGACCCGGAGGTCCGCATCGAGCTGCGCGACTTCGGCGTCTTCGAGGTCAAGAAGACCAAAGCCAAGCCCAAGGCCCGCAACCCGAAGACCAACGAGACGGTCTTCATCCCGAGCCGCCGCAAGACCCACTTCAAGCCGAGCAAGCGCCTCAAGGAAGAACTCCAGCGCCCGCTCGCCGACCTGGGCTATGCCATCCCCGAGGGCAGCGCCGACTCGCCGCACCTCAACGGCAAGCACTAGGCGACACGGATCGCACTACGACGGAGAGGCCGGGGGCAACCTCGGCCTTTTCTTGTTGGGTGTCCGTAGTCTGTCGTGTGCTGTCCGTAGCAGACGGAGGTCTGCACCGCCTCGGTAGCAAAGTCACCGTCTGTGGTAAACCTCCTCCACGAACCACAGCGGGCAAAGCGCGCGTCCCACAAGCGAGCCGGAGGCGAACGAACAACGGACCATCTTATGCCCCGTATCGCTGCTGTTGACTATGGCACCAAGCGCGTCGGCCTCGCCGTGACGGATCCGCTCGGCCTGTTCGCGCAGCCCATCGGCACGTTCGACGCGAAGGGCGCGGTGGACGAGCTGCGGCGGCTGGCACAGGGCACCGGCACCGAGGAGCTCACGCTCGTGCTCGTCGGCTGGCCGCTGCTGCCTGACGGCACGGAAGGCGCGATGGTCGAGAAGGTGCGTCCCTACCTCAACCGCCTCCGGAACGCGCTCCCCAGCGTGCGCGTGGAGCCCTACGACGAGCGGACC is a genomic window of Bacteroidota bacterium containing:
- a CDS encoding HU family DNA-binding protein, which produces METKRVETLTKKDVSRRVAQLMDEPIYKSEPWVNAVIEALGALMLEADPEVRIELRDFGVFEVKKTKAKPKARNPKTNETVFIPSRRKTHFKPSKRLKEELQRPLADLGYAIPEGSADSPHLNGKH
- the ruvX gene encoding Holliday junction resolvase RuvX, with protein sequence MPRIAAVDYGTKRVGLAVTDPLGLFAQPIGTFDAKGAVDELRRLAQGTGTEELTLVLVGWPLLPDGTEGAMVEKVRPYLNRLRNALPSVRVEPYDERTTSRRAQRALLAAGASKKGRRDKARLNAAAAAVLLQDYLDEVGG